Proteins from a single region of Callospermophilus lateralis isolate mCalLat2 chromosome Y, mCalLat2.hap1, whole genome shotgun sequence:
- the LOC143639749 gene encoding eukaryotic translation initiation factor 2 subunit 3, X-linked-like — MTGSEIGVTLRQPHLSLQDLATLDVTKLTPLLYEVISRQATINIGTIDHVAHGKSTVVKAISGVHTVRFKNELERNITIKLGYANAKIYELDDSSCLRPECYRYCGSSTPDEFPTDIPGT; from the exons ATGACGGGTAGCGAGATTGGAGTGACTCTGAGGCAGCCGCACCTTTCTCTGCAGGATCTCGCCACGTTG gaCGTTACCAAATTGACTCCACTTTTATATGAAGTTATCAGCAGACAAGCCACGATTAATATAG GAACAATTGATCATGTTGCTCATGGGAAATCTACAGTTGTAAAAGCTATTTCTGGTGTTCACACTGTGAGGTTCAAAAATGAGCTGGAAAGGAATATTACCATCAAGCTTGGATATGCTAATGCCAAG ATTTATGAACTTGACGACTCAAGTTGTCTTCGGCCAGAATGTTATAGATATTGTGGAAGTAGTACACCTGATGAGTTTCCTACAGATATTCCAGGGACCTAG